In a genomic window of Spirosoma agri:
- the gldG gene encoding gliding motility-associated ABC transporter substrate-binding protein GldG — protein MKFASSRTLLGIAALIVLNVLSAFVFFRLDLTQEKRYTLSTATQTLLTNLPDDVHIDVYLTGDLPPAFKRLEQAVRETLDEFQAVNSGRKITYRFVDPDQLTNVDAKNKLIDKLQQQGLLPTNLVASEGGKRTEKLVFPGVVVSYKGKETGVLLLKGNKAASKEEQLNQSYEGVEFQLASAIRKLTQTDETRRRIGLLYGHTQVPPSRFADLLASVQENYLLFFIDMTKPGPIEGLDAVLVPKPDRPFSEDEIFKLDQFVVKGGRALFFVDGQRVDSVNNEGTYAQPINLGLDDLFFRWGVRLNRDVVKDMYCAPIPLNVGNIGDKPNVQLLPWRFYPLLNNFGTSGNPIVRNLDRVLGRFVSTLDTVRSVGIQKTPLLLTSQYTKVLKAPVLISYNEARQQPDPQTYTDGVRSIAYLLEGTFQSLFTNRILPGDPRAAGFRAQGAASRVLVCSDGDLIVNDVDYKRNAPYPLGFDRFTRTTFANKDFALNAIDYLVDPNGVIAARARTVTLRPLDKIRVDANRTGWQALNLLGPLALVGLIGGVWQVVRKRRYGK, from the coding sequence ATGAAATTTGCTTCTTCCCGTACGCTGCTTGGTATTGCGGCTCTCATCGTCCTCAACGTTTTATCGGCATTCGTTTTTTTTCGACTCGATCTCACGCAGGAGAAACGATATACGTTATCTACGGCGACTCAAACGCTGTTGACCAATCTGCCCGACGATGTGCATATCGATGTGTACCTGACGGGCGACCTGCCACCGGCGTTCAAACGGCTCGAACAGGCGGTACGCGAAACACTGGACGAGTTTCAGGCTGTCAACTCGGGGCGAAAAATTACGTACCGCTTCGTCGATCCGGACCAGCTTACCAATGTCGATGCCAAGAACAAACTCATCGACAAACTTCAGCAGCAGGGATTATTACCAACAAATCTGGTCGCCAGTGAAGGCGGAAAACGCACCGAAAAACTGGTCTTTCCGGGCGTTGTCGTCTCCTATAAAGGCAAGGAAACGGGCGTTCTGTTGCTGAAAGGGAACAAAGCGGCATCGAAAGAAGAGCAGCTCAACCAGTCATACGAAGGCGTTGAGTTTCAGCTGGCGTCCGCGATTCGGAAGCTCACCCAGACGGACGAGACGCGTCGGCGCATCGGCTTGCTGTACGGCCACACGCAGGTTCCGCCCTCCCGATTTGCTGATTTGCTGGCTTCGGTGCAGGAAAACTACCTCCTCTTTTTCATCGACATGACCAAGCCGGGGCCCATCGAAGGGCTGGATGCCGTACTCGTTCCAAAACCGGATCGTCCTTTTTCGGAAGATGAGATTTTCAAACTCGATCAGTTCGTCGTCAAGGGTGGTCGAGCGTTGTTTTTTGTCGATGGGCAGCGCGTGGACAGCGTCAATAACGAAGGCACGTACGCGCAACCGATCAATCTCGGCCTCGACGATCTGTTTTTCCGGTGGGGTGTTCGCCTGAACCGAGACGTGGTGAAAGACATGTACTGCGCACCCATCCCGCTCAACGTGGGCAATATTGGCGACAAACCCAATGTGCAGCTTCTACCGTGGCGCTTTTATCCCTTACTGAACAATTTTGGAACGAGCGGTAACCCCATCGTGCGCAATCTAGACCGCGTATTGGGCCGGTTCGTGAGTACGCTGGATACGGTACGGTCGGTAGGTATTCAGAAAACGCCCCTGTTGTTGACTTCGCAGTACACCAAAGTTCTGAAAGCCCCGGTGTTGATATCGTATAACGAGGCCCGTCAACAGCCCGATCCGCAGACCTACACCGATGGCGTTCGTAGTATTGCTTATCTGCTCGAAGGGACGTTTCAATCGCTATTTACCAACCGGATTTTACCGGGTGATCCACGGGCGGCAGGTTTTCGGGCGCAGGGCGCGGCTTCGCGGGTGCTGGTCTGTTCAGATGGTGACCTAATCGTGAATGATGTGGATTATAAGCGCAATGCCCCCTATCCACTGGGTTTCGATCGATTTACCCGCACCACGTTTGCCAACAAGGATTTTGCGCTGAACGCGATTGATTACCTGGTCGATCCGAATGGTGTCATTGCCGCCCGCGCCCGTACCGTAACGCTCCGTCCGCTCGACAAAATCCGCGTTGACGCCAATCGAACCGGCTGGCAGGCACTTAATTTGCTGGGACCACTGGCATTGGTGGGACTCATTGGCGGTGTCTGGCAGGTCGTCCGGAAGCGGAGATACGGAAAATAG